A window of Citrus sinensis cultivar Valencia sweet orange chromosome 7, DVS_A1.0, whole genome shotgun sequence contains these coding sequences:
- the LOC102615199 gene encoding probable disease resistance protein At5g63020, protein MGSIFQITCDGAFFNRCLDCFLGKVANTSKLQDNLVALETELGKLIAAKNDVMMRVVNAERQQLRTLDQVQVWLSRVEAVKTEADELIRHGSQEIDKLCVGGYYSKHCASSYKFGKQVAKKLRDVQTLIGEGVFAAVATEVVPERAPEPVADERPTEPTIVGLQSQLEQVWRCLVEESVGIIGLYGMGGVGKTTLLTHINNKFLESPTSFDCVIWAVVSKDLQLEKIQEDIGKKIGLVDDSWKSKSVEEKALDIFRSLREKRIVLLLDDIWERVDLTKVGIPLSGPKNTTSKVVFTTRFVDVCGSMEADKKFQVACLSEEHAWELFRKKVGEETLESDHDIVELAQTVAKECGGLPLALITIGRAMACKRTAEEWRHAVEVLRRSASEFAGLGKEVYPLLKFSYDSLQNETIKSCFLYCCLYPEDYGILKWDLIDCWIGEGFLEESDRFGAENQGYYIVGTLVHACLLEEVEDDKVKMHDVVRDMALWIACEIEKEKRNFLVCAGAGVGAVPDVEGWENVRRLSLMQNQIEILSEVPTCPHLLTLFLDFNYKLEMITDGFFQCMPSLKVLKMSNCGHVKVLKLPFGMSKLGSLQLLDISHTGIRELPEELKLLVNLKCLNLRWTHMLNKIPRQLISNSSWLRVLRMFAIGFENSKEPSEDSVLIGGGEVLVQELLGLKYLEVLELTLRSYHALHSFLSSNKLKSCIRSLFLNKLGDTKSIDATALADLKHLNELCIRSAVELEELKVDYTEIAPKWSEHFVFRSLHRVTMERCHKLKDLTFLVFAPSLKSLSLYGCNAVEEIISVGKFAEVPEMMGHFSPFQNLQKLDLSHLPALKSIYWKPLPFAHLKEMVVHWCDRLKKLPLDSNSAKERKIVIRGRADWWNRLQWEDEATQIAFHSCFHSNEI, encoded by the coding sequence atgGGTAGCATATTTCAAATCACATGCGATGGTGCTTTTTTCAATCGTTGCTTGGATTGCTTTCTTGGAAAAGTAGCAAACACAAGTAAGCTCCAAGATAACCTTGTTGCCTTGGAGACTGAATTGGGAAAACTAATCGCAGCAAAGAACGATGTGATGATGAGGGTTGTCAATGCTGAACGGCAACAACTGCGAACGCTGGACCAAGTGCAAGTGTGGCTTTCGAGGGTGGAAGCTGTTAAAACTGAAGCTGATGAATTGATAAGACACGGCTCTCAAGAAATTGACAAATTATGTGTTGGAGGCTACTATTCCAAGCACTGCGCGTCAAGCTACAAGTTCGGGAAACAAGTGGCTAAAAAGCTACGGGATGTGCAGACTTTAATCGGCGAAGGAGTTTTTGCGGCGGTGGCTACTGAAGTGGTGCCTGAGAGAGCTCCAGAACCTGTAGCAGATGAAAGACCCACTGAGCCAACAATAGTAGGCTTGCAATCACAACTTGAACAAGTTTGGAGATGTCTTGTAGAAGAATCAGTGGGAATCATTGGCCTATATGGTATGGGCGGTGTTGGTAAAACTACACTATTGACCCATATCAACAATAAATTTCTTGAGAGTCCAACCAGTTTTGATTGTGTGATTTGGGCCGTAGTTTCAAAGGACTTGCAACTcgaaaaaattcaagaagatATTGGGAAAAAGATCGGTTTGGTTGATGATTCATGGAAGAGTAAAAGTGTAGAGGAGAAAGCTCTCGACATCTTCCGGAGTTTAAGAGAGAAGAGAATTGTATTGTTGTTAGATGATATATGGGAGCGGGTTGATTTAACAAAAGTGGGCATTCCACTTTCCGGACCAAAGAATACTACCTCAAAAGTCGTATTCACAACCCGTTTCGTCGATGTTTGTGGTAGCATGGAAGCTGACAAGAAGTTCCAAGTGGCATGCTTATCAGAAGAGCATGCTTGGGAACTGTTTCGAAAAAAAGTTGGGGAAGAAACTCTTGAGAGTGATCATGATATCGTTGAGCTAGCCCAAACTGTGGCCAAAGAGTGTGGTGGTTTGCCACTCGCACTTATTACTATTGGTCGAGCTATGGCCTGCAAAAGGACAGCCGAGGAGTGGAGACACGCAGTTGAAGTGCTAAGAAGATCAGCTTCTGAGTTTGCAGGTTTGGGAAAAGAGGTGTATCCTCTTTTAAAGTTTAGCTATGATAGTTTGCAGAATGAGACGATTAAATCTTGTTTCTTATATTGTTGTTTATATCCCGAGGATTATGGCATTCTTAAATGGGACTTGATTGATTGTTGGATTGGTGAGGGATTCTTGGAGGAATCTGACAGGTTTGGTGCAGAAAACCAAGGATACTACATTGTGGGCACTCTTGTTCATGCGTGTTTACTAGAAGAGGTAGAAGATGATAAAGTAAAAATGCATGACGTTGTTCGTGATATGGCTTTATGGATAGCTTGTGAAATTGAGAAGGAGAAGAGAAACTTTTTGGTTTGTGCAGGTGCTGGAGTAGGAGCGGTACCAGATGTTGAAGGATGGGAAAATGTGAGAAGATTGTCATTGATGCAAAACCAAATTGAAATTCTGTCAGAGGTTCCCACATGCCCTCATCTCCTCACTTTATTTCTTgactttaattataaattggaGATGATCACCGATGGCTTCTTCCAATGTATGCCTTCTCTCAAAGTTTTGAAGATGTCAAACTGTGGGCATGttaaagttttgaaattaCCTTTTGGGATGTCAAAGTTGGGTTCACTACAACTTCTTGATATTTCACATACCGGCATAAGAGAGTTACCAGAAGAGTTAAAGTTGTTGGTAAATctgaaatgtttgaatttgaggTGGACAcatatgttaaataaaattccacGGCAGCTAATATCAAATTCTTCATGGTTACGTGTGTTGAGAATGTTCGCTATTGGCTTTGAAAATTCTAAAGAACCATCAGAAGACAGCGTTTTAATTGGTGGGGGTGAAGTTTTAGTACAGGAATTGCtcggtttgaaatatttagagGTATTGGAGTTGACCTTGCGAAGTTATCATGCTCTCCATTCTTTTTTGAGctcaaataagttaaaaagttgTATTCGATCTCTTTTCCTCAATAAGCTGGGAGATACAAAGTCGATTGATGCTACGGCTTTGGCAGATCTAAAGCATCTCAATGAACTATGCATTCGTTCGGCTGTGGAGTTGGAAGAATTGAAGGTTGATTATACAGAGATAGCGCCAAAATGGTCGGAACATTTTGTTTTCCGCAGCCTTCACCGTGTTACTATGGAGCGGTgccataaattaaaagatttgaCATTCCTCGTTTTTGCTCCAAGCCTCAAGTCTCTTTCGCTATACGGTTGTAATGCTGTGGAAGAAATAATCAGCGTTGGGAAATTTGCTGAGGTGCCTGAGATGATGGGACATTTTAGCCCTTTTCAGAATCTCCAAAAGCTTGATTTATCACATTTGCCAGCTTTGAAGAGCATCTACTGGAAGCCATTGCCTTTCGCTCATCTGAAAGAAATGGTGGTGCATTGGTGTGATCGGCTTAAAAAGCTTCCGCTCGATTCCAACAGTGCAAAAGAGCGTAAAATTGTTATTCGTGGAAGAGCAGACTGGTGGAACCGTCTTCAATGGGAGGATGAAGCCACTCAAATTGCTTTCCATTCCTGTTTCCACtctaatgaaatataa
- the LOC102623225 gene encoding probable disease resistance protein At5g63020: MGNICSITVSCDAIFSRCLDCTVTRAAYISELQANIDALRTERQRLIEARNDVLRKVAAAEQQRMRRLNKVQGWLSRVEAVEADADKLIRDSPQEIEKLCLGGYCSKNFKSSYNFGKQVAKTLSDVATSLGEGAFEVVAERVLASVAVEKPTDPTVVGLESTLQKVWRCIVEDPAVIIGIYGMGGVGKTTLLTHINNKFLEGPNTFDCVIWVVVSKDLRVEYIQEVIAKQMGFFDDSWRAKSVEEKALEIFNSLSEKKFVLLLDDVWERVDLTKVGVPLPRPKNMASKVVFTTRSEEVCGFMEAHRKFKMVCLSDNDSWDLFQQKVGKEILNSHPDILELAQTVARECGGLPLALITIGRAMACKKTPEEWRYAIQLLSSSASQFPGLGEGVYPLLKFSYDSLPNDTIRSCLLYCSLYPEDYCISKENLIDCWIGEGLLNESDRFGEQNQGYFILGILLHACLLEEGGDGEVKMHDVIRDMSLWIACDLKEKENFLVYAGVGLTKAPDVREWENVRRLSLMQNEITNLKEIPTCPHLLTLFLDNNESLKIPNDFFQYMHSLKVLNLSRIKLKSFPLGISKLVSLQQLDLSYSSIKELPRELYALVNLKCLNLEHAEELITIPQQVISNFSRLHVLRMYGTVSLNFLESLKDSILFGGEEVLAEELLGLESLEVLTFTLRSVRALQLILSSNKLRSCTQALFLQSFNDSTSLDVSPLADLKHLYRLRVFGCRKLEELKMDYKRLVQATRQPCVFHGLHTVHIEVCLTLKDLTFLVFAPNLKYVEILNCPAMEEIISAGKFTDVPEVMGNLNPFAKLHYIGLVNLPNLRSIYWKPLPLPQLKEMKVDGCFGLKKLPLKCNSAREQTIVVHGDKTWWINLKWEDEATQDAFRPCFKSLYPAGARWNELLNRNYM; encoded by the coding sequence ATGGGTAATATCTGCTCAATCACAGTCTCATGTGATGCCATTTTCTCCCGTTGCCTAGACTGCACAGTTACAAGGGCAGCTTATATAAGTGAGCTCCAAGCTAATATCGATGCTTTGAGGACAGAACGGCAGAGGTTAATTGAAGCAAGGAATGATGTTTTGAGAAAGGTTGCGGCTGCTGAACAGCAGAGGATGAGACGCCTGAACAAAGTGCAAGGGTGGCTTTCAAGGGTCGAAGCTGTGGAGGCTGACGCAGATAAACTGATAAGGGATAGCCCTcaagaaattgagaaattatgTCTCGGAGGCTACTGTTCCAAGAACTTCAAGTCAAGCTACAATTTTGGGAAACAAGTGGCTAAAACGCTGAGTGATGTGGCTACTTCATTGGGTGAAGGAGCTTTTGAGGTGGTGGCTGAGAGAGTTCTAGCATCTGTGGCGGTTGAAAAACCTACTGATCCAACGGTTGTAGGCTTGGAATCAACACTTCAAAAAGTTTGGAGATGTATTGTGGAAGATCCAGCGGTAATTATTGGCATATATGGAATGGGTGGTGTTGGTAAAACTACTTTACTAACccatatcaataataaatttcttgaGGGTCCAAATACTTTTGATTGTGTGATTTGGGTTGTGGTGTCGAAAGATCTGCGAGTTGAATATATTCAGGAAGTTATTGCAAAACAGATGGGTttttttgatgattcatgGAGGGCTAAAAGTGTTGAAGAAAAAGCTCTAGAAATTTTCAACAGTTTAAGTGAGAAGAAGTTTGTATTGTTGCTAGATGATGTGTGGGAGCGTGTTGATTTAACAAAAGTGGGTGTCCCTCTTCCCAGACCAAAAAATATGGCATCTAAAGTGGTATTTACAACCCGTTCTGAAGAAGTTTGTGGCTTCATGGAAGCTCACAGGAAGTTTAAAATGGTGTGCTTATCAGATAACGATTCTTGGGATTTGTTTCAACAAAAAGTTGGCAAAGAAATTCTAAACAGTCATCCTGATATTCTTGAGCTAGCACAGACAGTTGCTAGGGAGTGTGGTGGTTTACCTCTTGCACTTATTACCATTGGTCGAGCCATGGCTTGCAAGAAGACACCTGAAGAGTGGAGATATGCAATTCAATTGTTAAGTTCATCAGCTTCGCAGTTTCCAGGTTTGGGGGAAGGGGTATATCCTCTTTTAAAATTCAGTTATGATAGTTTGCCCAACGACACAATTAGATCATGTCTCTTATATTGTAGTTTGTATCCAGAAGATTATTGcatttctaaagaaaatttgataGATTGTTGGATCGGCGAGGGACTTTTGAATGAAAGTGACAGATTTGGAGAGCAAAACCAAGGATACTTCATTTTGGGCATTCTTCTTCATGCTTGTTTATTGGAAGAAGGAGGAGACGGCGAAGTCAAAATGCATGACGTGATTCGAGATATGTCTTTATGGATAGCATGTGACCTAAAGGAGAAAGAGAACTTTTTGGTTTATGCAGGTGTTGGCTTAACTAAGGCTCCAGATGTTAGAGAATGGGAAAACGTGAGAAGACTGTCGTTGATGCAAAATGAAATCACGAATCTAAAAGAGATTCCTACATGCCCTCATCTCCTCACTTTATTTCTTGACAATAATGAGTCTCTGAAGATCCCCAATGATTTCTTCCAATATATGCATTCTCTCAAAGTTTTAAACCTGTCTCgtattaaattaaagtcaTTTCCTTTGGGAATTTCGAAGTTGGTATCACTACAACAACTTGATCTTTCATATTCAAGCATAAAAGAGTTGCCAAGAGAGTTATATGCCTTGGTGAATcttaaatgtttgaatttggaGCATGCGGAAGAGTTGATTACAATTCCACAACAAGTGATATCTAATTTTTCAAGGTTACATGTGCTGAGAATGTACGGTACTGttagtttaaattttctaGAGTCGTTAAAAGACAGCATTTTGTTTGGGGGGGAGGAAGTTTTAGCAGAGGAATTGCTTGGTCTGGAATCTCTAGAGGTATTGACCTTCACCTTGAGAAGTGTTCGTGCTCTCCAACTTATTTTGAGCTCAAATAAGCTACGAAGTTGTACTCAAGCCCTGTTCCTCCAATCCTTCAATGATTCGACAAGTCTTGATGTTTCACCTTTGGCAGATTTAAAGCATCTCTACAGGTTACGTGTTTTTGGGTGTAGAAAATTGGAAGAACTGAAGATGGATTATAAACGGTTAGTCCAAGCCACGAGGCAACCTTGTGTTTTCCATGGCCTTCATACAGTTCACATAGAGGTTTGCCTTACATTGAAGGACTTGACGTTCCTTGTTTTTGCCCCAAATCTTAAGTATGTTGAAATACTAAATTGCCCTGCTATGGAAGAAATCATAAGTGCGGGAAAATTTACTGATGTTCCAGAGGTGATGGGAAATCTAAACCCTTTTGCAAAGCTCCATTATATTGGATTAGTTAATCTGCCAAATCTGAGGAGCATCTATTGGAAGCCCTTGCCTCTGCCACAGCTGAAGGAAATGAAGGTAGATGGTTGCTTTGGGCTTAAAAAGCTTCCACTCAAGTGCAATAGCGCACGGGAGCAAACAATTGTTGTTCATGGAGATAAAACGTGGTGGATCAATCTGAAATGGGAGGATGAAGCCACTCAAGATGCTTTTCGTCCCTGTTTCAAATCGCTTTATCCAGCGGGGGCACGATGGAATGAATTATTGAACAGAAATTACATGTGA